The following nucleotide sequence is from Mesobacillus jeotgali.
TGAGCAATATCTGTCGATCCTGATAACAGGCAATACATTTGCAGGCCATTTCGAAAAAGCTGGCTTGCATCCAAAAAATCTCTCGCGTGTCCTTGAAGATGCCGGGACAGTACTCAATCCACTTGTACCCTGGAGTGTGTGCGGCGTTTTCCTTAGCGGCGTCCTTGGAGTCAGTACAATGGATTATGTGCCATTTGCGTTCTTTTGTCTGCTGTCACCGGTATTGACACTGGCAGCAGGATTTACTGGAATAACCTTATCAAAGTCAGGGAAAAATGCGGTGGCATAGGCTGCCGCTTTTTTTATGTTGTTTTATTAATGGTGATTATGTGCCCGAAACTCGATGGCAAAGCAGGAAACCGGTAACATGAACGGGATTATGTGAGCGAAACACTAAAATAGCCAAGAGGTGGAGAACAGAACCTTAAAGTTGTGAAAATTTATAGTGCCTTAAAGTTTCTTTAATTCTTTTGTTACTTTAAAATGAAAGGTATGCTTACGGGATGTAAGTGTTAAAAAATGTCCTTTTAAATTGCAGCTGGATAGTTGAATTATCCAGTGTGCTTCACTATATTTAGGATGGTAGAATAATAACCGTCCGGTCAGTCACTGTGTTTTATTGCCGAAAGGAGTTAGCGTATGAAAATCAGCAATTTTTCAATCAGAAGGCCTGTTTTTACATTAGTGACCATGTTCCTGGTCCTGATACTAGGGGTTGTTTCATTGATGAGGATTCCTTTGAAACTGATCCCGGATATAAATCCACCTGTTGGGGTAGTTGTCACCAATTATCAGGGGGCAAGTCCAGAGGAAGTCGTTGAAAAGGTGACGAAGCCACTTGAAGCGAATTTGGCTACACTGCCGGGAATCAAGACAATGACGTCTACGTCACAGGAGGGCGCCAACCTGATTCTGATGCAGTTTTCCTGGACAACCAATATCGATGATATCCAGGATGAAGTCATCCAGAGGCTGGATATGACGCCGATTCCAGACGACGCGAATAAGCCGAGATTCATGAAGTTCGATCCGTCTCAATTTCCAGTCATCCAGCTATCATTAAGCTCTGGCCAGGATGAATCTGCGCTAAGGGAGCTGGCGGAAGAACTAGAATTGGAGCTCACCAAGGTTGAAGGGGTCGCAAGCGTCAACTTATCCGGTACATCCGTACGCGAAGTAAGAGTGGAGCTCGACCAGGAGAAGCTTAGAAGCTATAAACTGAGCCAGTCTGACATCGTGGATCTGATCAGGGCTAATGATGTATCAATGCCTGGTGATACGATTTTGACAGACGGCAAAGAACTGACGACTAGGATCATCAGTACCTTGGATTCATTAGATACATTAAAGAACCTGACAGTATTCAATAATCCAATGACAAAGCAAAAGATCACATTGGAGGATGTTGGGAAAGTTGAACTGCAAAAACAGGATGATAATACAATCACGAGGACGAACCAGACTCCATCTGTCCTGCTGAGTGTCCTGCAGCAATCCGATGCTAATACTGCAGAAGTTTCTGAAGCTTTTCTAGAAGAGTTGGAGACCTTGCTTGAAAGAGATAAATACTCTGGAATAGAGTCGGAGGTACTGTTTGACCAGGGTGATTATATCAAAATGGCAATCGGCAATATTTCCAATTCCCTCATTGTCGGGGGATTGCTTGCGATGGCCGTTCTGTTTTTCTTCCTTAGGAATGTGAAGAGTCCGCTTATCATCGGTATCGCCATTCCGTATTCCGTCATCTTCACCTTCGTATTGATGTTCTTTGCTGATTTTACTTTGAATATCATGACACTTGGCGGGCTGGCTCTTGGAATAGGGATGCTGGTTGATAACGCCATAGTTGTCATTGAAAATATTTATCGTCATCTCTCAATGGGCAAGGATCCAAAAACAGCGGCAAGGGCTGGAGCTAAGGAAGTAGGAGCAGCCATTACTGCATCAACTTTGACGACTGTAGCAGTGTTTTTGCCAGTTGTATTTATATCAGGTATCATCGGCGAGCTGTTTACAGAGTTCGCATTGACGATTTCATTTAGTTTGTTTGCATCATTGGTGGTTGCATTGACTGTTGTGCCAATGCTGGCAAGCAGGCTGTTGAAGGCTCCTAAGAAAAATCTCGAAGCGAGAAGACAGCGCTCAGGCTCAATGAGAGGGTTGGAAAAGTCGATCAGATGGGCACTTCGCCATCGATTCATCGTCATTTTAGTAACTTTGCTGATGCTTGCCGGAGGCGGCTATGGAGTGACAACCGTTGGTACTCAATTTATTCCTCCTACGGATGAAGGATTCTTCAGCGTCAGGGTGAACCTTGAAAATGGGGCAGCTCTCTCAGAAACTCAAAAAGTTATGGCAGCCTTAGAAGATAAATTGAAAGATGAAGAAGATGTCGACGTATATGTAAGTTTGGTAGGCACGACTCAAGAAGCTTCATTCAGAGGCACTACCAATGCAAATGTCGGTGAACTATACGTAAAGATGGACGAGCTTGAAGAACGGGAAATCAGTACCTTCCAGTTTGTCGATGATGTAAAAAAAGAGCTGGAACAGGCTGCGGAAAATGCAAACAGCACTGCTGAACTGAGTTTTAACATGCAGTCCACATCCGGTTCTGCACCGAATACCCTGACCTTCAATGTTCGCGATTCCAGTGAAAAACGACTGAATGAGTCTGTCGATCGAATTTATGATTCCTTGAGAGAACTTGATGATGTCAATGAGCTCACTACAAGCCAGAATGACACAGTCGAGGAAATCCAAATTACTGTGGACAGGGAAAAGGCACTGGCACAGGGACTCGCACCAGCGCAAATTGCCATGATTGTCAATAACGTAACCCGAGGGGATATGGCGACACAAATGCCTGGAGAAGATGGTGAAATTCTTGGTGTGTATGTAGAGTATGATAGTGAAGTAACCAGGAATATCGATCAACTGAAACAGTTGTTAATCAAGAAGCCAGATGGTAACTATGTCACCCTAGGCCAGGTTGCAAATATCGAAACTGGCAGCGGTCCTGTAAAAGTTCAGCGAATCAATCAACAGGGTGCAGTTGAATTCACAATGAAATACAAATCCTCAACGAATCTTGGTGATATATCCAAGAAAGTGGATGAGAAGATAGACGAACTTGATTTACCAGAAGAAACTGAAGTCGTATTCAGCGGAGACAGAGAACTGCTCGAATCATCAATAGATGATCTTGTATTGGCTTTCGTTCTGGCTATCATCCTGATTTATCTCGTAATGGCTGCGCAGTTCGAGTCATTGAAGTATCCGTTTGTCATTATGTTCACGGTTCCGCTGATGGTAATTGGTGTCGCACTTGCCCTGACGGCAACGAGAACACCAATAAGCTTGACGGTGGTTATCGGAATCATTGTGCTTGCAGGTATCGTAGTTAATAATGCAATTGTAATCGTTGACTATATCAACCAGAAGAAAGAGCGTGGTTTGATACCGCATGAAGCCATTGTCCTGTCGGTAAAAGATAGGGCACGACCTATCCTGATGACAGCGCTGACGACGATTCTTGGGCTTCTCCCGCTTGCGCTCGGCGTCGGAGAAGGAACTGAAATCAATCAGCCGATGGGAATCACAGTTATTGGCGGCTTGATCAGCAGTACATTCCTGACCCTGTTTGTCATTCCGGTAGTCTATAGTTTCTTTGATAAGGATTATCGCAGAAGGAATAAAATGTATGCTACCCCGGATGGGCATCTCGTTCCTGCCTACCTGCTGAAAGAACATACAGAATCAGATTATGAATCGGGAACGGAAGAGAGGCCGGCTGCCTTCCAAAAGGGAAAATACTCTAAAGAAGAAATGGCCGGTATGTTAGAAGAGCTCCTTCAACTCGTCAAAGAAGAAGAAGATTCAAATCAAGATTATAGAAGAAGAAGATAATCGCGAGATGCCTGGCAGAGACTAGCCAGGCATCTTTTTATGTATAGAAAACTTTAAAATGATTTTGTTGGTATAACTTAAAGGCATCTTAAGAAGACAGAGAACACCACGATAAACGGGGAGATGCCTTGAACAGCTGTACCCCGATATTTATCGTATTTTTCAGAATAGTCAGCAAAGTTATTGCGGATGTAAGCGCTTATCGTTAAAATATAGCTAATGAATGTTGAGGAGGATACTCATGGAGTACGGATACTTTTTTACAGGATTTCCTGGATTCATCAGCAATCAATTGATTCGAGAGATTTTGCGTAAAAATGATGGCAAAGGAAAATTCCATGTTTTAGTACTGCCAAATATGGTCGATAAGGCAGTGGATGAGAGAGCGGCAATCATCCAGGGTTTTAGCCTGGCTGAGAACCAGTTTGAGATTATCGAAGGGGACATCACGGCTCCTGGCCTGGCTATTGACCCAGACAAACAAGCTCAACTCGAGTTGGAAGTAACACATGTTTTCCATCTGGCAGCAATCTACGATCTCGCAGTCCCGAAGGAAATTGCCTATCGTGTGAATGTAGATGGAACACGGAACGTAAATGATTGGGCGAAGACATTGAAAAATATCCAGCGATATACGTACTTCAGCACCGCTTTTGTTGCCGGCAAACGGGAAGGTATACTGTACGAGGATGAATTAATCAAGCCACCTGGTTTCAAAAACTATTACGAAGAAACAAAATATGAAGCAGAAGTCCTTGTAGACGCATTGAAATCTGAAGTACCTGTCACGATCATCCGGCCAGGGATTGTTAAGGGCCATTCAACAACAGGAGAAACAATCAAGTTTGATGGTCCGTATTTTATCATGAATTTTATCGACCGTCTTAGCTTCATGCCATTTTTGCCAAAGCTTGGCAAAGGCGATACGGTTGTCAATCTTGTACCCGTGGATTATATTATTGAAGCGACAACCTATTTGACATTTTCCGATAAAGGAGCAGGAAAAACCTATCATCTTACAGACCCTAAACCATACAAGGTGTCTGAGCTTTATGAAATGATGATGTTTGAATTATTGAAGAAGCAGCCTAAAGGTTCTGTACCATTGGCACTGGCAAAGGGAGGCCTCAATTTCCGGGTGCTTAGGAGGTACTTGGGAGTCGAAAAAGAAGCTCTTGATTATTTTACATGGAGAGGCACTTTCGATTCATCCCATGCTCAGGACGATCTGAAGGATTCCGGAATCAAATGCCCGGACTTCAAGGAAGGGATTGCCGCAATGGCGACTTTTTATCAGGAAAACAAACATAAGTCTCAATATCAGATCAACATAGTGTAAATCTCATTTTTTTGGCAGGTGAATGAACGTGCATTCAGTTGAAGAAGTTCGCAAGATGTCTGTTGTGGCACCAGCAACAGGAAAGGTTATTGCTGAAATTGAAGAGACGCCTGTCTATGAAGTTCCGTTTTTTTATCAGAAGGCGCGGGAAAGCTTTGGGAACTGGAGCGGCCTAGCGATTTCTGAACGGATCAGGTATTTAAAGAATCTGAAGCAGCTGATGGTTGATGAAATGGACCAGATTGCAAAAATCATATCAGATGATACAGGCAAGGTGTTGACCGAGTCAATTGTGGCCGATATTATGCCGACACTTGATGCGATCGACCATATTATCAGGCATGCTGAAAAAGTTCTCAGCAGGAAGAAAGTGAAAACACCCTTATTGCTAATCGGAAAAAAGTCATTTATTGAATATATGCCCCGTGGTGTTGTACTTGTAATTTCTCCCTGGAATTACCCTTTGCAGCTGGCAATGGTTCCGATGATCAGCGCACTCGCTGGAGGCAATTCGGTCATCCTAAAACCATCAGAAGTAACTCCGCTTGTTGGAAAATGCATCGAGGACTTGTTCCGTCGTTCAGGCTTTCCTGAAGGAACAGTTCAGGTCGCACATGGCGGCAAAGAGGTGGGTGCTGCTTTTACTGCGGGCAAACCAGATTATATCTTCTTTACAGGCTCGGTCCGTACGGGGAAAATCATCCAGCAGCAGGCTGCAAAGGATTTAATTCCTACAACTCTTGAGCTTGGCGGCAAGGATCCGATGATTGTATTTGATGATGCAAATCTCGACAGGGCTGTGAAAGCAGCTGCCTGGGGTGCTTTTACAAACAGCGGACAGGTTTGCATGAGTGCTGAGCGATTATATGTGCAAAAATCGATTTATGGCAAGTTCCTTGAAAAGTTGAAAAAAGAAGTCAATTCTCTTCAGCAGGGGACAGACCTGGATTCAGATATCGGGTCTATGACTTTTCCGGGCCAGAAAGAAGTGGTGAAAGCACAGTTGGATGAAGCGATTGAACGGGGAGCGAAATTGGAGACTGGTCTGAAGCCTTCTGATTGGAAGGGAGACATGTTCCTGCCGCTGACAGTCATTACTGAAGTGAAGCAAGATATGAAGATCATCCAGGAAGAATCTTTCGGTCCGTTGCTTCCGGTTGTTCCATTTGACACGGAAGAAGAAGCAATTGAATATGCCAATGGAACCGTGTTTGGCCTGAATGCGAGTGTCTGGACCAGGGATAAAGCTAAAGCTCGTCGTGTCGCATCCAGACTGGTGTCTGGAGCTGTCGTTATCAATGATGTAATCATTACTGTGGCAAACCATGGCCTTCCTTTTGGAGGAACCAAGGAAAGTGGCATTGGCAGATACCATTCGGAGGCCGGATTGAGAATCTTTTGTCATGAAAAAGCAATCATGGAAGACATGGGTTTCATGAAATCGGAAATTCAATGGTACCCTTATAAAGGCAAGTATCCATTGTTCCTGAAATTATTCCAAAGCTATTTTACCGAAAAAAGAGATTGGCTTAATTTTGCTAAAAACTATATTGCCCTTTTAAAACGCAACAAATAATTATCAGCCGTCCCGACTTCCGGGGCGGCTTCATTTATGTTTTTGAAGTCTGACATAGAAGAAGTGTGGTTAAACTTTTTCAAAAGTTAAATTTCCGTGTGTATTGGATTGTGAAATAAATTTAACAAATAACTGGGAAAATGATAATTCAAAGCACAATTTGGACAATATAAAACAAGTAGCAAGATGCGAAGGACTTTGAAAGCACGGATTTCTAAGTTGTCCTGTTAACACTTTGGGGAAAAAATAGCATTCATAAAGCATCAATAATATGACTAAAGGATGAAACATAACGTGGCGATAAAAAAGAAACTAACCAAACTAGAAGCGGTAATGTGGAGCATCGCACTTCCAGGGTTTGCCCAGCTGCTGACTGGAAAACTCATAAAGGGGATCTTCTTTGTCATTCTCGAGTTCCTTGTTAACGTGAATAGTAATTTTAATAAAGGAATAATGTACAGCTTCCTTGGGGAGACAGAAAAGGCCATGTATGTCCTCGACTACCAGTGGCTGATGTTTTACCCATGTTTATATATGTTCGCCATGTGGGATGCGTATAGGAGCGTTATGCCTGAAGACGAAAAAATAACCTTTTTGCCTTTTGTATTTTCTGCCTACTTCGTAACAGTAGGTTTGATGATATCACCGAAGGTTAAACTATTTGGTTTGTTTCCAGGACCTGTTTTCCTTCCAATGCTATTTGTGATTCCCGGAGTGATCACCGGATTTTTGATCAGGAGTTTATTACTTAAGTTTTATTACAA
It contains:
- a CDS encoding SDR family oxidoreductase, producing the protein MEYGYFFTGFPGFISNQLIREILRKNDGKGKFHVLVLPNMVDKAVDERAAIIQGFSLAENQFEIIEGDITAPGLAIDPDKQAQLELEVTHVFHLAAIYDLAVPKEIAYRVNVDGTRNVNDWAKTLKNIQRYTYFSTAFVAGKREGILYEDELIKPPGFKNYYEETKYEAEVLVDALKSEVPVTIIRPGIVKGHSTTGETIKFDGPYFIMNFIDRLSFMPFLPKLGKGDTVVNLVPVDYIIEATTYLTFSDKGAGKTYHLTDPKPYKVSELYEMMMFELLKKQPKGSVPLALAKGGLNFRVLRRYLGVEKEALDYFTWRGTFDSSHAQDDLKDSGIKCPDFKEGIAAMATFYQENKHKSQYQINIV
- a CDS encoding efflux RND transporter permease subunit; amino-acid sequence: MKISNFSIRRPVFTLVTMFLVLILGVVSLMRIPLKLIPDINPPVGVVVTNYQGASPEEVVEKVTKPLEANLATLPGIKTMTSTSQEGANLILMQFSWTTNIDDIQDEVIQRLDMTPIPDDANKPRFMKFDPSQFPVIQLSLSSGQDESALRELAEELELELTKVEGVASVNLSGTSVREVRVELDQEKLRSYKLSQSDIVDLIRANDVSMPGDTILTDGKELTTRIISTLDSLDTLKNLTVFNNPMTKQKITLEDVGKVELQKQDDNTITRTNQTPSVLLSVLQQSDANTAEVSEAFLEELETLLERDKYSGIESEVLFDQGDYIKMAIGNISNSLIVGGLLAMAVLFFFLRNVKSPLIIGIAIPYSVIFTFVLMFFADFTLNIMTLGGLALGIGMLVDNAIVVIENIYRHLSMGKDPKTAARAGAKEVGAAITASTLTTVAVFLPVVFISGIIGELFTEFALTISFSLFASLVVALTVVPMLASRLLKAPKKNLEARRQRSGSMRGLEKSIRWALRHRFIVILVTLLMLAGGGYGVTTVGTQFIPPTDEGFFSVRVNLENGAALSETQKVMAALEDKLKDEEDVDVYVSLVGTTQEASFRGTTNANVGELYVKMDELEEREISTFQFVDDVKKELEQAAENANSTAELSFNMQSTSGSAPNTLTFNVRDSSEKRLNESVDRIYDSLRELDDVNELTTSQNDTVEEIQITVDREKALAQGLAPAQIAMIVNNVTRGDMATQMPGEDGEILGVYVEYDSEVTRNIDQLKQLLIKKPDGNYVTLGQVANIETGSGPVKVQRINQQGAVEFTMKYKSSTNLGDISKKVDEKIDELDLPEETEVVFSGDRELLESSIDDLVLAFVLAIILIYLVMAAQFESLKYPFVIMFTVPLMVIGVALALTATRTPISLTVVIGIIVLAGIVVNNAIVIVDYINQKKERGLIPHEAIVLSVKDRARPILMTALTTILGLLPLALGVGEGTEINQPMGITVIGGLISSTFLTLFVIPVVYSFFDKDYRRRNKMYATPDGHLVPAYLLKEHTESDYESGTEERPAAFQKGKYSKEEMAGMLEELLQLVKEEEDSNQDYRRRR
- a CDS encoding aldehyde dehydrogenase family protein codes for the protein MHSVEEVRKMSVVAPATGKVIAEIEETPVYEVPFFYQKARESFGNWSGLAISERIRYLKNLKQLMVDEMDQIAKIISDDTGKVLTESIVADIMPTLDAIDHIIRHAEKVLSRKKVKTPLLLIGKKSFIEYMPRGVVLVISPWNYPLQLAMVPMISALAGGNSVILKPSEVTPLVGKCIEDLFRRSGFPEGTVQVAHGGKEVGAAFTAGKPDYIFFTGSVRTGKIIQQQAAKDLIPTTLELGGKDPMIVFDDANLDRAVKAAAWGAFTNSGQVCMSAERLYVQKSIYGKFLEKLKKEVNSLQQGTDLDSDIGSMTFPGQKEVVKAQLDEAIERGAKLETGLKPSDWKGDMFLPLTVITEVKQDMKIIQEESFGPLLPVVPFDTEEEAIEYANGTVFGLNASVWTRDKAKARRVASRLVSGAVVINDVIITVANHGLPFGGTKESGIGRYHSEAGLRIFCHEKAIMEDMGFMKSEIQWYPYKGKYPLFLKLFQSYFTEKRDWLNFAKNYIALLKRNK